A genomic segment from Capra hircus breed San Clemente chromosome 15, ASM170441v1, whole genome shotgun sequence encodes:
- the LOC102172465 gene encoding 2-acylglycerol O-acyltransferase 2-like, protein MVKFAPLSVPWERRLQTFVVLQWIFSFVVLAQICIAVFIGLLFTRFWIFSVLYAVWWYLDLSKPWRGGRRSEALRRCIIWRYMKDYFPILLVKTAHLDPSRNYLAGFHPHGVLATGAFTNLCTESTGFSSLFPGIRPHLMMLNLWFWTPFFRDYIMSGGLVPVDKESAAHILSREGGGNLMAIIVGGVQEALDSRPGGYKLVLRNRKGFIRLALMHGAALVPIFSFGENDVFKQVENSPGSWVRWFQDRLQKIVRVSIPLFYGRGVFQYSFGLMPYRRPITTVVGKPIEVQKTPHPSQEEVDRLHQRYMKELENLFEAHKLKYNVPRDQHLEIC, encoded by the exons CCCAGATCTGCATTGCTGTCTTCATAGGCCTCCTGTTCACAAGATTCTGGATCTTCAGTGTCCTATATGCAGTCTGGTGGTACCTGGATCTATCCAAGCCGTGGAGGGGGGGCAGGCGCAGTGAGGCCTTAAGGCGCTGCATCATATGGAGGTACATGAAGGACTATTTCCCCATCTTG CTGGTCAAGACTGCCCATCTGGACCCCTCCCGGAACTACCTCGCTGGCTTCCACCCCCACGGGGTCCTGGCCACTGGAGCTTTTACCAACCTGTGCACAGAGAGCACCGGGTTTTCCTCACTCTTCCCTGGCATCCGCCCACATCTGATGATGCTGAACTTGTGGTTCTGGACTCCTTTCTTCAGGGATTATATCATGTCAGGGG GGCTGGTCCCCGTAGACAAGGAGAGCGCCGCTCACATTCTGAGCAGGGAAGGAGGCGGTAACCTCATGGCCATCATTGTTGGGGGCGTCCAGGAGGCACTGGATTCCAGGCCTGGAGGCTACAAGCTGGTGCTGCGGAACCGCAAGGGCTTCATCAGGCTTGCCCTGATGCACGG GGCAGCTCTGGTACCTATCTTCTCCTTTGGGGAGAATGACGTATTTAAGCAGGTTGAGAACTCCCCTGGCTCCTGGGTGCGCTGGTTCCAGGACCGACTTCAGAAGATTGTAAGAGTCTCCATCCCGCTCTTCTATGGCCGTGGAGTCTTCCAGTACAGCTTTGGTCTTATGCCCTACCGCCGGCCCATCACCACCGTGG TGGGGAAGCCCATCGAAGTGCAGAAGACACCACATCCCTCCCAGGAGGAGGTGGACAGGCTGCACCAGCGCTACATGAAGGAGCTGGAAAACCTCTTCGAAGCCCACAAGCTCAAGTACAACGTCCCCAGAGACCAACACTTGGAGATCTGCTGA